CTATTGATTAGAGTCCTGACTTTGCAAAGCTACGTGCTAACTAGTAGCTGCATGTATAAATAGGTATATGCGTGTATGTGAAGTCCAGTACAGAACCACCAAAGTTACAGTTTTATTGCCCTGGAAGACACTAACCAGCTTCACCTCTTATTGTAGCAAAGGTACTTCAATATGTCTTTTCCAACTAAAGACACAAATCTCAAGTGGTCTTCTGAACCACTCTTTTGGTTCTCTTGTTAATGGGTTAAATAAACCTCTGACATGTgataaaaattatactttgacAGAATCAAAAAGTGAGAGAAGGTATCCAACTCCCACAATGAGGTAGGACTGGAGAGGGAAGACGGATGTGAAAGTACTTTGCGCGTTATTCACAGGATGCAAAAATCAGGATTTATTGATGTGATTCATCAGATTAGGCTATTCCAGGGCAAGCAGGTCCTGGGCTTCTGAGGGCAGCATTCTCCAGGGCCTGGGACATAGGTCAGGGAAAAAGGCAGCTAGAGCAGCCCTAATgctaggctccatgctgacgctGCATTCTAGGCTTGTGATGAGGTTAGGATCTCCTATGGGTCTCAGGTCCAAGAGGATGGAGACCATTCGGGACACCCAGAGAAGTCTGCCCAAGGGCATGGAGAAGCTGGAGGACATCTGACCAGACATCAGGGTAGGAATATTCTAAAGAAGGCACAAGAGTCCTCATCCAACACCAGGTTCCTAAGGAGTACAGCCTCTACAGCCTGAGGTTCTTTCAGGACCTCATTATTTGATTCTGTAGGTGGAAAAGTGCTCAGGTCAGTTGACAGGACAATAGGATCTCTGCGCTTGCCATCTGCACACGTGCATGGCTTCACACATAGAATGATGTCAGTAAGGGGTCCAATGAGCAATGCAGGTAGCCAAGGTCAGGAACAGCCAACCCTGCACAGAGGAGGTGGGTACAGAGCCAAAAgaagggtgaggggtggagaggaaaggcattccaggcCCAGAGAATGGCAGGAGCAGAGGCTAGAGGAGAATGAACCtgcagagggtggaggagggataCAACTGAGGGAGATGTGACAGTGAGACCCGGCCAGGACTGGGCTCCTACCTTGAGTAACCTACAGTCATGGAAGTTAATAATCCACTGCCCAAAGGGTGATGGTAAATAAGTAAGTGGGCAAGGGGCTTGCAAATGAGCTCTCCCCTGCCAGTCCACATCCTGTAAGGGGGTGTGGGGAACCCTACCCCCGCTCCCCATCTCACTTCAGGTTTAACTCAGTTATTGTCTCTGCAAGCCATCCTAGCCTTGCCTCCTCCCCAAATGCCTCCATCTACAGCTGTTCCACCTTAAAGGCTGGGCTCTCAGAGCCTCTTGCCACCTGCCCCAGCTTTCCCCCATCTCCtcttctgagctgtctgcacctTCTGAGCCTCCCCTGCAGCAGCTAATTATCCTGCCTGTCTTCTCCATACACTTTGTATACGATCCTCCTTCCTGCAGTTACATATCTTTCCTCTCCGTATTTTCCCTTTGCCCGGatttcttcaatattttgttttattccattgtgagggtttttgttttgcctgttgCCTTTAGCCCTCGTGGATCAAGACAAGTGTGTGTAAACCTTTTGTTGTCTTGGATTAGACTCTAGGGCTTTGTGGACCCCTCTGGCAACTACAGCTACATTAAGCCTAacactgtgctgggcacacagtaggtgcctgATTTTTGCCTACTGACTGGCAGTTCGATTAACATCACCTAACTCACTCCTAGCCATTCTCAATTATTGGCCCATTCACATACAAGCCTGAATTACTGAAATCCTACCCCCTCACTGGCATTGTGACCCACCATCTCTCAGCAGAGCCCAAGTAATTTGAGGGCTCAGACCCTGGCGTCGCCCTTACTCTTTGAATTTCTTGGACATGTTCATATCACCAGAATGCCCAAGACCTGGATGTCTCAACCAGGGAGACAGAAGTTCCACACAGCTCCAAAGGCCGGCTTTATAGACTCTGCCATGGCTCAGCGAAGACTCTGGGATATCCCCTCCTAAGACCAGCCCAGGGTCACAGTTCTGGTGTCGTGGAGGCCACAGGCCCCGGGGCGCCAGGAGGCAGTCTAAGAAGAAAGGTCTGCAAGGAGCCGGGCCTTGGGAAACCGGCCTTCTCCCTGAGCAACCTCCAGGTGCCACCCTCGATGGCATAGAGCAGCGTAAACATGCGGTTGACCGTATAGACTGTATCGCCGCGCACCACCGCTGTGAAGAGAGCTCCCTTGCTGTTGACAAACTGGCCAGGCAGCGCCGTCCACTGGCCCGTGGCCAAGTTGAAGCAGTCGATGGCGCAGTGTAGGAAGTCGTCGGAAGGTCCATTGCGCACCACATAGAGGCTGTCGCGGTGGGCCACCATGCAGTGGCCGTAGCTCTGCGGGCGCCGCAGCTCGGCCACCGGCAGCCACGTGTCGGCCCGCACAGTGTACTCTACTATGGCCGTGGTGTCAGCCGGCCTCCATAGACACACAAAGAGGCGGCCACACGCCTGGGCGCAGGGCACGCCGGCAGCCGGCTGCGGCAGGTCGGCTACGAAGCTCCAGCAACCCGCAGCGGGGTCGTAGCGCTCTACAGAGCTCATGGGCATCCTCTGGAACTCGCCGCCTATGGCGTAGAGGCGGCCGTCGAAGCCAGCCAGCGCCGTGTCGTAGCGCGGCTGGTGCGGGCTGGGGAATTCGCGCCACGTGCCGCTGGCCGGGTCATAGCAGAAGCCCAGTTCCACCACCTCCTTGCTGGCGCCCCTCACGCCACCCACGATATACAGCTTGTTGCCCAGCGTGGCCACACCCGCCAGCAGCGTGCTGGCCTCCAGGGGCAGCGCGGCCAGCGTGCGCCACGCGTCTTCCTCCTCGTCTAGGTAGCACAGCGTGCGCGACGCGTCCTCCAGGAAGCCGGGCGCCGGCGTGTGCGTGCTCACGGCCACGTAGCTGCTGGGCCGCAGCGCCGCTACGTAGGCGCGCGCCTCGGGCAGCGCCAGCTCGGCCGCGAGGTCGTGCGCGCCGTCGCGGATGAAGAGCGCGGCGCTGTGGAATACGTCGTGCAGGCCGAAGACGGCGGCCGCGTCGCACAGCAGCGCGCAGTTGTCCGACGTGAGGCTGTGCTCCAGGAAGCGCGCCAGCGCTGGCGCCTGCAGGAAGGCGGCGCACTCCACGGCCTGCAGCAGCTCGTCGGCGGCCGCCAGCGCCGGCCGCTCGCCGCGCAGCACTTGCAGCATGGTGTGGAAGCCGCCAGCGCTCAGCGCGCCCAGGCGCACCTCGGCCGCGCGCGTCTCCCGCATGCCGGAGCGGAAAAGGCCACGGAAGAAGCCGCAGTGCTCCACTAGCAGGGCCCGCTCGGCCTGGAAGAGCTGGCCGCCCACCCACACTTGCACCGGGGGGGCCTCTGGGGCCCGCGGCATGGCGAGCGGGTCTGGCGGGGGGCCGCCGCGGGGGCCTGGATTCAGCGGCCACCACCGACTCTGGGGCTCCCCCAGAGCGGAAAAAAACTTCCCGGGGGATATAAATATCTCCCTGGCTAAAGATAGTATGGCTCATGTGATGTGGTGGCCGGCAGGCTGGATGGCTGCTGGCCGGAGGGCATCTGGGAGTCATGCAGGGTCACTCACTTCCGTGTGGGAAATAGAAACAATAGTGACCACATATGGAGCACCTAATGCATGCGGGGCACTGTGAGAGCTGCTTACGAAGATACCCCCTTTTAACCTGTACTAAAGCGACTGTATGCTCCTGTGCAAGTACCCCAACTCGGCCTTGTTTCCTCAGAGTGTGACCAATAAGAACATCTACCAATTGGGATAATATCTGTAAGATGTTTAAAATGAggctgagaggggcgcctgggtggcgcagtcggttaagcgtccgacttcagccaggtcacgatcttgcggtccgtgagtccgtgagttcgagccccgcgtcaggctctgggctgatggctcggagcctggagcctgtttccgattctgtgtctccctctctctctgcccctcccccgctcatgctgtgtctctctctgtcccaaaaataaataaaaaacgttgaaaaaaaaaattaaaaaaaaaaaaataaaatgaggctgaGAGAATTTACATGAGTTGTTCAAGGTCATTCATCTGGGAAGAAGCAAGGACAGGATTAACATCTAGCCCACCCCACTGGGTTGGTGGGTAGCTAAGTTTCTTGGACGCTGGAGGGAGAGGCAGCAGAGATAAAGCAAATAGAGTGGACCGGACTGGGGTCGGGAGCAGGTTCTAATTTAGCCTGAACCTCTGCCCCTGGCTCTGGGCTGGTTCAGTCTCCTTTTCAGCCTTGATTTCATTCTCTGTAAAAAATGGGAGGGTAGCAGGTGAGCGTCCTTCAAACCTCTGAATGTGGAAGTACTCCTTGACTTGAGCTAGGAACGGGAAGCTGATGTCTGCTCCCCACTCGTCCCTCCGTTGCTGTGTAGCTCTGGACCTTGGGAAAAGGTAAGTGGGGCTGATGAGAGGATCATAAGTATGTAGATGGGAAGGGGAAGGGTTCttgaaataataatagttaacactTAATTTGCATGGTATGTCAGGCACTTTGGTAAGCCATTCGACTCCTGTCATTCCTGCAGTAATCCTATGAATAGATAGtctcatttttcctcatttaataGATGTTATCCATGTATTGCTCACAGAAACACTATGAGTCTCTATTTCATGGATGAAGAGACTATGGCACCAAGAGTTTAGtcacatgcccaaggtcacatggcaagagagtggcagagctaggactgGCTTGCAAACAATCTGACCATAGAGAGTGTTCCCCTGACTACTGTGCTCTGCTGCCTTTCTGTGCTACAAATGCTGGGTATTCACCTCTTGACAGGAGGTCACAATTGGAAGAAACTTCAGGCTCCTATGGTTTAACCCCTTCATTTACAGTGGAGGACCAAAAAGGGAATTGGCCTGGGTCCTGTAGCTTGGAGCAGACAGCCCTAAGCCTCCTGCTGCTGACTGCAGGGCATTTTCCCCACTGCAAGAAACTTCCTTGAGTGACCAGCTAAGACTTTGGGTTCCAAAATGTCAGGTGGAAGAGAGCTTAGAGACTATTTTCTTCTGCCACCTTactttacaggtggggaaactgaggcccagacctGTGTAGGATGGTATCTGCCATTCAGGACATGTTCAACTCCAGGCTTTCTTTAGGAAGATGGAGTGGCTCACAGTGACAAAGCCACagttgggagggggcaggggaactTCTCTCACCGctaggacacacacacatgcacagatcCTCACGTATGAATCTGCAGGCCAATGCAAATGTGCCTCTTCTGCCAGGGAACTCCCACCCAGTTCACTCAATCAAAGCAGGGCAGGGATATGGGGACCACTTGTGTGAGCCTGGGAAGCCAAaggcctggaggaggcagccagAAATATCCAGGACGCTCTGCCCCAGGGACCAGACAGGAAGAGTAGGAGGAGAtagagggggtgggcaggagtcCTCACAAATACTATCCCAGGCCCTCTgccagcctccctccttccctgaagCCAGACATTGGCTGAAAGCCTGACAGTCGCCCTCCTGGAGGAAAGTGGACTCGGCGGTGCCCAGTCCTGATTCTGTCCTTGCTGGTGGCctcaggggtggggagaaggtatCCaactgttcccatttcacagatgaggagaggAAGGCCTGTAGATGGCTTGGGCTTTTCCTTGTTATGAACGAAGATGTGGGACAGGGTTGAACCCTGTCCACTGACCCCAGGCTCCAGCCCAGTACTAGCCTTTTCTTAGAGGAGGGAAACAGCTGCCTCCTGCCAGGCCCAACCTAAGGGACAGGGGGACACAGTTCTCCCAAATGGCCTATTCCAGGCACCTGGTAACTGGCAGATAGAGACACTGGCTGGCCCTCTCCTGAGAGGAGTGGAAGGAGAGCAACTCTTCCTGGCTGAAGCTGGCTCCCAGTCCCAGTTTTTCACTAGTCCTGCTCTGGCTTCAGTGGGTTGGGGCACTGTGTACACACCCAGCTCTGGCTTCAGCAgccaggcagtggggagggggtcaCCCAAGGGGGGGGTTCATGGCTCTAAGACTGGCCTGAGGATCAGCCATTTGGCCCTCCTCCCAAGGCCCCAGTGGGGTGTTGTCTGCAGCTGGTGAGAGTTTCCTCTACCAGACAGTGAGCATCCCTCTGGGACTCGGAGAGGACGAGGAACTATCCTGGCTGTAGGCAGCCCACAGAGTTCCCAGGCCCTGCCCGACCTCACACCAACCTCTCTCTCCACTTTGCACCCCCATACTGTGTGAGGTTCAGGGTGGGGGCAAGGAAAGGGGGAATCTGTCTGTGTCAGACTCTGAGCCTTTCTAGAGCACTCACCTAGCCTTGTTCATCTCTCTATCCACAATACCTGGCACCAGGTCTGTTAAGTGGACTCCTGGGCCCTAAACCAAGTGGGAGTCCCCAGTGTGATGGAAGAGACACAACCCTATTCCCCAAAGTGCCTGCAATCTCATAAAGGAGACATAGCCACAAGATACCCTGAGCCTGATGGTGGACCCCTGGCCTTGCCACCCATGGCAGTGTTTCTGCACACAGGGTAGCGAAGCGCTTGCCTGGGCCTGAGGAAGAGCAGTGGACTAGGAGGCAGGATTCTTGCCAGGTTCTAATGCCAGTACCACCACTGACTTGCAAAAGCTACCcaatctctctgggccttagttctTCGTCTGTGAAATGGAGCTTGGATCTGACTTCTAAGGTTCTGTTTAGCTTTGGCATCTGAATTTATCACTGAACGACCACAGAAGTGTTTGTCATATTGTGCTTCCAGGGAATACAGTGATGTCACAAAGGGGTCCCAAAAGCTTAGTTTTATGTGGAATGGCTCCTGGGAGGTGGGTGGCAAGGGTAGGACCTGGCATCTGGAAATCTTCACAGGCCCTACCTGTCTAGACCTGTACATGTCCTACTCATTCTCTCCAGAGACATCTATCGAATACATGCTCCAGGTCCACTGCTGGGCAGGGTCATTTTGAGCACTTGAGGGCCCCTTATAGGAGCCTCAAAGATTGGGTGTAGGGGATAAGGAGGGTCGGGCTACTTTGCCCTGGCAGAATAACCTGTCTCTTGACTTTCAGTGTCCGAACTTCTGTTTGCTAAACAGTTGTGGCTTCTTGGTAGATGGGTGAGAAGTATGTGCTATTCATGTCGGGGGAGTGGAGAAAACTATCTTTTGCTTTTGTGGGCCATGGGCTAAGCTCTGGGTTGGGACACTTTCAtgttatctcatctaatccttaatattatccctattttaaagatgagaaactgaagcccaggaggGCAAAGTAGTTGATTCCATGGTCTGACAGTAAATGGCTCATTCCAAAGGCCTTTCCAGTCCAGAAGTGCAACTGGCACTTCTGGGTGGACAAGCAGcctacagatgaggagactgaggatGGGGAAAGGGGCTGGTTGCAGTTGTGAGGCTGGCACTTTTATTCCCAAGCCTCATACCAGAGGCACACTGTGGGCACTTAGCAGTCACAGCTGAGGGCGGAGTAACCAGCTGGCAACTTGTTCAAATAGTCTCTGACCTAGATGAAAGTTAAGGGTCATCTCATCCCATCTTGCAAGTCATGATGGAGTCTCCTTACAACACCTCCTGGAAGTGGTCACCCCCTTGGTTGCCTTCAATATTGGGGGGCTCACTTCCTCTAAAGACAGCCCCTTCTAACTACAGCTCAGATGGTTAGCATTCACACACCAACCTGGAACCTGCCTCCTTACAGTGCCCATCTACTGGTTGGTCtgcattttaaaggaaagtaactTGCCCAGCATCACAGGCAGGGACCTAACAGAGCCCAGGTTTACACCCAGTTGGATCTGCAGGGGTCCACAGCTTACCCTCCAGCAGTTCGCCAATGAGCTTGGTTCTCTTCCCATAGACCCCTCCAGAACCAGTCTGTCCTCTCAAGACTGGGGCCAGCCCAGGGAAGTGGCTGGAACTTGGCTCCCACTTTTTCTCCACCTACAACTCAAAGGAAAACCCTTGGGCATTAGCTCTGTGCGTGAATTTGGCCCGAGGGTGTAATCTAAACAaatttttcccaacacctttCAGTCTTAACACAGCTGGTTTACCATTATCTCCTACAAATACAATTAGGCTGAGTCAGTATTCATGTCCTATTCTGGGAAAGAATTTTCCTTCCTGGTTGAGAAGTTATTACCATCAGGCTCTGACCCCAGACTGCCTTCTGATctggctttccatttctttttcacatggGTGGGTAGATTAactgggggaaagagagggaattgGGGATGTGGGGTTGGAGGGAGAAGGGCTGCAGTGAGAGGTCTCAGACTCCTATGCCCCTTCCCACTCTAGCCTGGAGTATATTTCAAAAGAGAGGCTCCACCTGGTTCTAGAAAGTACTCAGACCTAGAACGGAGGGCTGATGCTGTCACTCTCAGGCTTGAATCACATAATGggattttggatttattttcccctttctttagTATATAGATGGGGACACCAATGCTCATAGAAGtgaggtgacttgcccaaggtcacctagtgAAAGAGCTGGCATTAGATTCCCTATGTAGGCCCTTTGCTCTGTCTCCATCATGATCAGATTTATCCTGGGTCTCAAAAGAAATGTCAGGTGACCCCTATCAGGCTCATCCATCAATCCTGGAATCATTATAGGCATGAGAGGGTGCCAGGTTTTAGGATAAGTAAAATGCTCCGTTTACACACTAGGCCACAAACACATGCAACTCATTAACTCCCATCAGGGAGAAAATAGTAATCCAGGATGGGTTAGGTTTCTTGAAGCTGGATACATATTGACCATGAAATGTTAGTAAAGAAGTTTCTTCCCCTTCTCAGGAGTCAGGGTTCTGCCTGGAGTTTGCAGTGATGCCTGAGAGTCCCCACACCGAAGGGCAGGGTAATGTAGTTGGGGGAGTTGTGTGCCAAGGCTGAGCTGGCTGTGACTGTGACCTAGAGAAAAGGGCAAGGCTGGGAATTGAACCGGgcaggcttcccggaggaggaggCGGGGCCAGCTGCGTAGAACAAAGGAAGGAGTGGATTTTTTTGCAGGTGGAAAGAGATTGCACGGAGGTTCAGACTAGGCTGAAAACATCCTTCCCCTCACTCCGCCtaccccagcctctctctctccggTCCTGGGCCTTGCCTGCAGGGTCCGGGGGAGCTCCAAGTGGCGACAGCGCTGTCTTCCAGGCGGAGCCTTGCTGTGGGCTGTACGGCCGGCCAGAGCTCCCTCCCAGCGGGGGGCTCCCGCAGCCCTTACAAGGAGTTTGGCGGCTCTCCGGGCGGCCCCGCCCGCCAGCCTCCACGGCCCCTCCTCCCGCCCGGCTGGGCCGGGCCGCGGGAACGCAACCCTCTCCGCTCTCGACGCCGGGCCCGGCGCGGACATCGACGGGCCCGAGCCCGCGAGTGTGAAAGGAGCCGGCGACTAGCTCCCTAGAGCCCCAACAGGCGGGCACGCGGCTCGGGGCCCTTCGGCAGAGGACTTGTGACCTTCTCAGCAGGGTCGCCATGTCCTCGGTGTTCGGGAAACCCCGCGTGGGCAGCGGGTCGCAGAGCGCGCCCCTCGAGGTCAACCTGGCCATTCTGGGACGCCGCGGGGCTGGCAAGTCCGGTGAGTTGGGTAGCGGGGCGGAAGATAAGGAGTTAGGGGAAGACCCGAGAGACGGGGAGCAGGTGTGGACGCTGTGGACTTGTCTCCCACTGGCTTTGGGGCTTCCTGCGCCCAGGTGGGTTGAGTGAGACACCGCGATTTtcttctttgcctcagtttttctGTTGCTTGTTTCTCTACTATGTTCTCAGCTCCTCCATCTCTCATCTGTCTTCTGTTCCTTGCCTGTCTTTCCCTTTGTGTCTCGGACACCAGttgtctttcctctctgcctgtaTCTGTGTCTCACGGTCCTCTGCTGATCTCTCCCTTGCTGTTCACTGCTTTCCATCTCCTCTCCCTGGGGCGAGCAGTCGGCCCTGGTGACTAGCACTGCAAGGACATGATCTCTAGCTCAGGCCCCTAGGAGCTTAGTTACAGCTTTGCTATTCTTCAATTTAGTCTGGGGATGAAGGGAGGTGGTAGAGGTCACTGGCTATTGGGATTTTCCAGGGAGGGGCCACCCCAATTCAATGGATTCTGGAACAAAGTGTGCATTCTTATCAAACGTAATTTTCAAGGTAGACCCCTCTCTTGACTTTCTGGAAACCGCTTAGACTACCATCCCAGGTGTCTGGGCCTTGTTCTTGATGAACCTAGATTTTGGGTTGCCACTGAGATCATTTCTGCCAACACCGAACTCTGGCTTAACCACTCCTGGCAGCTCTCACCCAAGTGAAGCCCAGGTGGATGGGTGTCCCCATaggcagagacccagaaaaaGGTTTCGTTCCTCCGTCCTGCCACTTCACAGTCCCAGGCAGCTAAAGGTGGGAGGGCTGTTTTCCAGTTACAGCCATTAGTGACTGGCCAACAAGGGCTCAGTTAGCTATGAGTTTCTTTCCCCAGAGTGTTCTTTGAGACTCGCTGGGATCCTACTCTCCACTTTTGAAACCAGCCCCCTGACTCAGAGAGGGGACTCTGAATCATGTTTTCCTACAGAAAAGATTTGCCCTTTTCCCTTTCAAAATCAAATTGTAGTTCTGTCTTTGGTATAGTTTAGCCAGTGACTACATGAAtgaaggaatttaaattttaaagtatgtgtaTTCCCTGGGTGTTAGTTTGCAGAATGACACTGTAAGGAATCTTGGGAAAGAATTTtaaggattttctttaaaatctcacatttctttttaagagtctGGCACAATAGTTGGCTGGCCCTGGGGCTTTATGTCACTAAATTCTGAACAAAATCAAAGTTCTATTAATGAAGTACACTTGGGGAGAACTTCATTTTAGGTTTTCCATTCTTTGGGGCATCCATGATGAGTGTGGAGGCCCTAGTTGGAGCTAAGACTTGAGATATAGAGGACCAAGGGCTAGAATGTGTTTACTTGAGACATGGGTGTTCATACTCACCCTGGGGATCACAGACTGATCAACTGAGCTCTTAGTCTTTGGTGTATAGCCAAAACTGGAATAAAAGTCCcatatttcagaattttcatgACTTGACCAGGGTGGGGGATGTCTAGGTAACTGGTTGAGTGGGTCCTGGACCCCTCAGTTTGAGTCTTTAAAAACACCTGTTAGGCTTGCCTCTCATGGTTTTtcttgccattaaaaaaaaaaaaaaaaaaaggccaggatGCAACTAGGGGGACATGGTTCCTTATatttctggtttcttctgagcTTTTTGAACCAACTCCCCAGCTCCTAGACCCATTCCCCCAAAGAGCTGAGCTTAGTGTCAGCCAGGAGTCACAGAGGCTAGATAAGTCCTCCCTAAAATGAGAGGGGCAACCTCTGGGAACCAGCAGCCAAAGACAGCAGAGGATGACTGAGCCagcttctttctgtttcctgcaGCTCTGACCGTGAAGTTTCTGACCAGGAGGTTTATCAGCGAATATGACCCCAATTTGGGTAAGGAAccactcctccccatcctcctacTGTGTCCCACTTGGATcccccctacccctgcccccatgcacccACCTACACTGTGGTGGGCCCAGACCTGACCAGGATTGAAcatctgggggcagaggggaggaacCACCCAGGATGACTCAGCCCGTGGGACAAAATGTTTTACATGCCAGAAATACATCCTTCCACAGCCCACCCCAGACAATTTGGGGGTTGGCTTAATTAGGAAAACTGAGATAGGCTGATTTGTCCTAAATTATGAGGTATGTTgagacttacaaaaaaaaaaaatcaaacataacaGAACGTCTGCAACCATTAAGTGTTGGTCTTCAAGATGGCCACTCAGTATACTTTTCCAGAAAAGCTGGACAAAGCATTTGAGAAACTATCTAGTGCTACTGGTTGCTGACCCATTTTTGAACCACACAAGAAAACTCATCTTGTTTTATAGCCATATCATGGTATATTGGAAAAAAGGATGCTCTGGTATCAGTCAGAGCTAAGTTTGAAccctagctctgccatttactgg
The sequence above is a segment of the Panthera leo isolate Ple1 chromosome B3, P.leo_Ple1_pat1.1, whole genome shotgun sequence genome. Coding sequences within it:
- the KBTBD13 gene encoding kelch repeat and BTB domain-containing protein 13 — translated: MPRAPEAPPVQVWVGGQLFQAERALLVEHCGFFRGLFRSGMRETRAAEVRLGALSAGGFHTMLQVLRGERPALAAADELLQAVECAAFLQAPALARFLEHSLTSDNCALLCDAAAVFGLHDVFHSAALFIRDGAHDLAAELALPEARAYVAALRPSSYVAVSTHTPAPGFLEDASRTLCYLDEEEDAWRTLAALPLEASTLLAGVATLGNKLYIVGGVRGASKEVVELGFCYDPASGTWREFPSPHQPRYDTALAGFDGRLYAIGGEFQRMPMSSVERYDPAAGCWSFVADLPQPAAGVPCAQACGRLFVCLWRPADTTAIVEYTVRADTWLPVAELRRPQSYGHCMVAHRDSLYVVRNGPSDDFLHCAIDCFNLATGQWTALPGQFVNSKGALFTAVVRGDTVYTVNRMFTLLYAIEGGTWRLLREKAGFPRPGSLQTFLLRLPPGAPGPVASTTPEL